The Bacillus mesophilus genome contains a region encoding:
- the rpsG gene encoding 30S ribosomal protein S7, whose amino-acid sequence MPRKGPVAKRDVLPDPIYKSKLVTRLINRMMVDGKRGKSQAILYKAFELVQERSGKEAMEVFEQAMKNVMPVLEVKARRVGGANYQVPIEVRPDRRTTLGLRYLVNYSRNRGEKTMEERLANEILDAANNTGASVKKREDMHKMAEANKAFAHYRW is encoded by the coding sequence ATGCCACGTAAAGGTCCTGTAGCAAAAAGAGACGTATTACCAGATCCGATTTATAAATCAAAGCTTGTAACACGCCTAATCAATCGTATGATGGTTGATGGTAAGAGAGGTAAATCTCAAGCCATCCTTTACAAAGCGTTTGAACTAGTTCAAGAGCGTTCTGGAAAGGAAGCTATGGAAGTGTTCGAACAAGCAATGAAAAATGTAATGCCTGTACTTGAAGTAAAGGCGCGCCGTGTTGGTGGAGCAAACTATCAGGTGCCGATCGAAGTTCGTCCAGATCGTCGTACAACTTTAGGTCTTCGTTACCTAGTTAACTATTCACGTAATCGTGGAGAAAAGACTATGGAAGAGCGTTTAGCAAATGAAATCTTAGACGCAGCAAACAACACTGGAGCATCAGTGAAAAAGCGTGAAGATATGCACAAAATGGCAGAAGCGAACAAAGCATTCGCTCACTACCGTTGGTAG
- the rpsL gene encoding 30S ribosomal protein S12, giving the protein MPTINQLVRKGRESKIEKSKSPALNKGYNSFKKVQTNLSSPQKRGVCTRVGTMTPKKPNSALRKYARVRLTNGIEVTAYIPGIGHNLQEHSVVLIRGGRVKDLPGVRYHIVRGALDTAGVDKRMQGRSKYGTKRPKAAKK; this is encoded by the coding sequence ATGCCAACAATTAATCAGTTAGTTCGTAAAGGACGCGAGAGCAAGATTGAAAAATCTAAATCTCCTGCATTAAATAAAGGTTATAACAGCTTCAAGAAGGTACAAACAAACTTATCTTCTCCACAAAAGCGTGGTGTTTGTACTCGTGTAGGTACAATGACACCAAAGAAGCCAAACTCAGCATTACGTAAGTATGCTCGTGTACGTTTAACAAACGGTATCGAGGTTACAGCGTATATTCCAGGGATTGGTCACAACCTACAAGAACACAGTGTAGTGTTAATCCGTGGTGGTCGTGTAAAAGACTTACCAGGGGTACGTTATCACATCGTTCGTGGTGCGCTTGACACAGCTGGTGTAGACAAGCGTATGCAAGGTCGTTCTAAGTATGGAACAAAGAGACCAAAAGCAGCTAAAAAATAA
- a CDS encoding 50S ribosomal protein L7ae-like protein, producing the protein MSYEKVSQAYNIIVGTKQTIKALKNGEVREIVVADDADPRVTYKVIQTAKEQQVSITTVESMKKLGKACGIEVGAATVAIIN; encoded by the coding sequence ATGTCTTATGAAAAAGTGTCGCAGGCTTACAATATAATTGTAGGAACTAAGCAAACCATAAAGGCCTTGAAAAATGGTGAAGTAAGAGAAATTGTAGTCGCTGATGATGCTGATCCTCGTGTTACATATAAAGTAATACAGACAGCGAAGGAACAACAAGTATCTATTACAACTGTTGAGTCTATGAAAAAGCTTGGTAAAGCTTGTGGAATAGAAGTAGGGGCTGCAACGGTAGCGATCATTAATTAA
- the rpoC gene encoding DNA-directed RNA polymerase subunit beta', whose product MIDVNNFEYMKIGLSSPDKIRSWSFGEVKKPETINYRTLKPEKDGLFCERIFGPTKDWECHCGKYKRVRYKGVVCDRCGVEVTRAKVRRERMGHIELAAPVSHIWYFKGIPSRMGLVLDMSPRALEEVIYFASYVVTETGDTPLERKQLLSEKEYRAYREKYGQSFQAAMGAEAIKKLLSDIELQKEVTGLKEELKTAQGQRRTRAIKRLEVLEAFRNSGNEPSWMILDVLPVIPPELRPMVQLDGGRFATSDLNDLYRRVINRNNRLKRLLDLGAPSIIVQNEKRMLQEAVDALIDNGRRGRPVTGPGNRPLKSLSHMLKGKQGRFRQNLLGKRVDYSGRSVIVVGPNLKMYQCGLPKEMALELFKPFVMKELVERGLAHNIKSAKRKIERVSPDVWDVLENVIREHPVLLNRAPTLHRLGIQAFEPTLVEGRAIRLHPLVCTAYNADFDGDQMAVHVPLSAEAQAEARLLMLAAQNILNPKDGKPVVTPSQDMVLGNYYLTLERAGAIGEGMVFKDTNEALIAYQNGYVHLHTRVAVHAGSLNNQTFTEDQKNQLLVTTVGKLIFNEILPDSFPYINEPTQYNLEKETPTKYFIDKGADIKKEIASREEIAPFKKKILGNIIAEVFKRFKITDTSKMLDRMKNLGFRYSTKAGITVGVSDIIVLAEKEVIINEAQGKVDNVLKQFRRGLITDEERYDRVISIWSSAKDVIQGKLMESLDHLNPIFMMSDSGARGNASNFTQLAGMRGLMANPAGRIIELPIKSSFREGLTVLEYFISTHGARKGLADTALKTADSGYLTRRLVDVAQDVIVREDDCGTDRGLLVAALKDGTEVIERLDERLIGRYARKPIKHPETNEVIVEENDLITEDIARIITEAGIEQVRIRSAFTCNTRHGVCKKCYGRNLATGSEVEVGEAVGIIAAQSIGEPGTQLTMRTFHTGGVAGDDITQGLPRIQELFEARNPKGQAIISEIDGVVSAISDSRDKQEITIQGEVESKSYTSPYGARVKVTEGQKIERGQELTEGSIDPKELLKVKDITAVQEYLLKEVQKVYRMQGVEIGDKHVEVMVRQMLRKIRVMDAGETDVLPGSLLDVHQFTQANLQVLLEGKQPATGRPVLLGITKASLETDSFLSAASFQETTRVLTDAAIKGKRDELLGLKENVIIGKLVPAGTGMARYRKVIPVTGNNQEFEADGSIAKEVTEPETENALQ is encoded by the coding sequence TTGATAGATGTTAATAACTTTGAATATATGAAGATTGGACTTTCTTCACCTGACAAGATTCGTTCTTGGTCTTTTGGAGAAGTTAAGAAGCCTGAAACTATTAACTATCGTACGTTAAAGCCAGAAAAAGACGGCTTGTTCTGTGAAAGAATTTTTGGACCTACAAAAGACTGGGAATGTCATTGTGGTAAATATAAGCGCGTTCGTTACAAGGGTGTTGTATGTGACCGCTGTGGTGTTGAGGTAACTCGTGCAAAGGTCCGTCGTGAAAGAATGGGTCACATTGAACTAGCTGCACCAGTTTCTCATATTTGGTACTTTAAGGGTATTCCAAGTCGTATGGGTCTTGTTTTAGATATGTCTCCTCGTGCACTTGAAGAAGTAATTTACTTTGCTTCATATGTTGTAACAGAGACAGGTGATACACCGTTAGAAAGGAAGCAACTTCTTTCTGAAAAGGAATACCGTGCGTATCGTGAAAAGTATGGACAGTCCTTCCAAGCAGCAATGGGAGCAGAAGCGATTAAAAAGCTTTTATCTGACATTGAGCTTCAAAAGGAAGTAACTGGACTTAAAGAAGAACTAAAGACAGCTCAAGGACAACGTCGTACAAGGGCAATTAAGCGTTTAGAGGTACTAGAAGCATTCAGAAACTCAGGTAATGAGCCTTCTTGGATGATCCTAGATGTACTTCCAGTCATTCCTCCTGAACTTCGTCCGATGGTTCAGCTTGATGGTGGACGTTTTGCGACGTCAGACTTAAACGACCTATACCGTCGTGTTATTAACCGTAATAATCGTCTAAAGCGTTTATTAGATTTAGGAGCTCCAAGCATAATCGTTCAAAATGAGAAGAGAATGCTACAGGAAGCTGTTGATGCGTTAATTGATAACGGTAGACGAGGAAGACCGGTTACTGGTCCTGGTAACAGACCATTAAAATCACTTTCTCATATGCTAAAAGGTAAGCAAGGTCGTTTCCGTCAAAACCTATTAGGTAAGCGTGTTGACTACTCTGGGCGTTCTGTTATCGTAGTAGGGCCAAACCTAAAGATGTATCAATGTGGTCTTCCGAAGGAAATGGCATTAGAATTATTTAAGCCTTTCGTAATGAAGGAACTAGTCGAACGAGGACTAGCTCATAACATTAAGAGTGCAAAGCGTAAGATTGAGCGTGTTTCACCTGATGTATGGGATGTATTAGAAAATGTAATAAGAGAGCATCCGGTTTTACTAAACCGTGCACCTACTCTTCATAGATTAGGAATTCAAGCATTCGAACCAACATTAGTTGAGGGACGTGCTATTCGTCTTCACCCTCTAGTTTGTACAGCATATAATGCTGACTTTGATGGAGACCAAATGGCTGTTCACGTTCCATTATCAGCTGAAGCACAAGCTGAAGCTCGACTATTAATGTTAGCAGCACAAAACATCCTTAACCCGAAAGATGGAAAACCAGTTGTTACACCTTCACAGGATATGGTGTTGGGTAACTATTACCTTACTCTTGAAAGAGCTGGTGCTATTGGAGAAGGTATGGTCTTTAAGGATACGAACGAAGCACTAATTGCTTACCAGAATGGATATGTCCACCTTCATACACGTGTGGCCGTTCATGCTGGATCTTTAAATAACCAAACCTTTACTGAGGATCAAAAAAATCAGTTGTTAGTTACAACTGTAGGTAAGTTAATCTTTAATGAGATTCTACCTGATTCATTCCCTTATATTAATGAACCAACTCAATATAACTTAGAAAAGGAAACTCCGACTAAGTACTTTATTGATAAGGGTGCAGATATAAAGAAGGAAATCGCTTCTCGTGAAGAGATTGCGCCTTTCAAGAAGAAAATTCTTGGAAATATCATTGCTGAAGTGTTCAAACGCTTCAAAATCACGGATACTTCAAAAATGTTAGATAGAATGAAAAACCTTGGATTTAGATATTCAACGAAAGCAGGAATCACCGTTGGGGTTTCTGATATTATCGTTCTAGCAGAGAAAGAAGTAATCATCAATGAGGCACAGGGTAAGGTAGATAACGTATTAAAGCAATTCAGACGTGGTTTGATTACTGATGAAGAGCGTTATGATCGTGTTATCTCTATCTGGAGCTCGGCCAAAGATGTAATTCAAGGGAAGCTAATGGAGTCATTAGATCACCTTAATCCAATCTTCATGATGAGTGACTCTGGTGCCCGTGGTAACGCATCTAACTTTACACAGTTAGCTGGTATGCGTGGACTAATGGCCAACCCGGCTGGTCGAATCATTGAATTACCAATCAAGTCTAGTTTCCGTGAAGGATTAACGGTATTAGAATACTTTATCTCCACTCACGGTGCTCGTAAAGGTCTTGCCGATACAGCACTTAAGACAGCTGACTCAGGTTACTTAACTAGACGTCTAGTAGATGTTGCACAAGATGTTATTGTACGTGAGGACGACTGTGGTACTGATAGAGGACTACTAGTAGCAGCATTAAAGGACGGAACCGAAGTTATTGAAAGATTAGATGAGCGTTTAATTGGTCGTTACGCTAGAAAGCCAATCAAACATCCAGAAACAAATGAAGTGATCGTTGAAGAAAATGATTTAATTACTGAAGATATTGCCCGCATTATTACTGAGGCTGGAATTGAGCAGGTTCGAATCCGTTCTGCATTTACATGTAACACTCGTCACGGTGTTTGTAAAAAATGTTACGGACGTAATCTTGCAACAGGTTCAGAAGTAGAAGTAGGTGAAGCAGTAGGAATCATCGCTGCACAATCAATCGGTGAGCCAGGTACACAGTTAACAATGCGTACGTTCCACACCGGTGGGGTTGCAGGAGACGATATCACACAAGGTCTTCCTCGTATTCAAGAGTTGTTTGAGGCACGTAATCCAAAAGGGCAAGCTATTATCTCGGAAATTGATGGTGTTGTTTCTGCGATTAGTGACTCAAGAGATAAGCAGGAAATCACGATTCAAGGTGAGGTTGAGTCAAAATCTTACACTTCTCCTTATGGTGCTCGTGTAAAGGTAACTGAAGGGCAGAAGATTGAACGTGGTCAAGAACTAACTGAAGGATCAATTGATCCAAAAGAATTATTAAAAGTAAAAGATATAACTGCAGTTCAAGAATACCTATTAAAAGAAGTACAAAAAGTTTACCGTATGCAGGGTGTTGAAATTGGTGATAAGCACGTTGAGGTAATGGTACGTCAAATGCTTAGAAAAATTAGAGTTATGGACGCGGGTGAAACGGATGTTTTACCAGGTTCTTTACTTGATGTACACCAGTTCACTCAAGCTAACCTTCAAGTATTATTAGAGGGTAAGCAACCGGCAACAGGAAGACCAGTACTATTAGGTATTACAAAAGCATCTCTTGAAACTGATTCATTCTTATCAGCGGCATCTTTCCAAGAAACAACACGTGTGTTAACAGATGCAGCTATAAAAGGTAAGCGTGATGAGTTACTCGGACTTAAAGAGAATGTAATTATTGGTAAGTTAGTTCCAGCTGGAACTGGGATGGCTCGTTACCGTAAAGTAATTCCTGTTACAGGGAATAACCAAGAGTTTGAAGCAGATGGATCTATTGCAAAAGAAGTAACAGAACCAGAAACTGAGAACGCTCTTCAATAA
- the rpoB gene encoding DNA-directed RNA polymerase subunit beta — protein MTGQLVQYGRHRQRRSYARISEVLELPNLIEIQSSSYQWFLDEGLREMFQDISPIEDFTGNLSLEFIDYSLGEPKYSVDESKERDVTYSAPLRVKVRLINKETGEVKEQDVFMGDFPLMTETGTFVINGAERVIVSQLVRSPSVYYNGKIDKNGKRGFTATVIPNRGAWLEYETDAKDVVYVRIDRTRKLPVTVLLRALGFGSDQEIIDLLGDNEYLRNTLDKDNTETTEKALLEIYERLRPGEPPTVENAKSLLESRFFDPKRYDLANVGRYKINKKLHIKNRLFNQRLADSLVDPETGEILVEKGTVLDRRTLDRVLPALEKNIGYKTIRPSGGVLDGDITLQSIKIYAPIEGEADHVINVLGNSNIEERVKNIAPADIISSISYFFNLLYKVGDTDDIDHLGNRRLRSVGELLQNQFRIGLSRMERVVRERMSIQDTNAITPQALINIRPVIASIKEFFGSSQLSQFMDQTNPLAELTHKRRLSALGPGGLTRERAGFEVRDVHYSHYGRMCPIETPEGPNIGLINSLSSYAKVNRFGFIETPYRKVDPETGHVTSQIDYLTADEEDNYVVAQANAKLADDGSFIEDDIVARFRGENTVVNKDRVDYMDVSPKQVVSAATACIPFLENDDSNRALMGANMQRQAVPLLNPESPLVGTGMEYVSGKDSGAAVICKFPGVVEKVQAKEILVRRYTEVDGERVKGNLDKYKLQKFIRSNQGTCYNQRPIVSVGDEVVKGEILADGPSMEKGELALGRNVLVAFMTWDGYNYEDAIIMSERLVKDDVYTSVHIEEYESEARDTKLGPEEITRDIPNVGEDALKNLDDRGIIRVGAEVKDGDLLVGKVTPKGVTELTAEERLLHAIFGEKAREVRDTSLRVPHGGGGIVLDVKVFNREDGDELPPGVNQLVRVYIVQKRKISEGDKMAGRHGNKGVISRILPEEDMPYLPDGTPVDIMLNPLGVPSRMNIGQVLELHLGMAARYLGIHVASPVFDGAREEDVWDTLLEAGMSRDAKTVLYDGRSGEPFDNRVSVGVMYMIKLAHMVDDKLHARSTGPYSLVTQQPLGGKAQFGGQRFGEMEVWALEAYGAAYTLQEILTVKSDDVVGRVKTYEAIVKGENVPEPGVPESFKVLIKELQSLGMDVKILSSDDKEIEMRDLDDDEDQSADKLNIEVEATNEV, from the coding sequence TTGACAGGTCAACTAGTTCAGTATGGACGCCACCGCCAACGTAGAAGCTATGCTCGTATAAGTGAAGTTCTAGAATTACCAAATTTAATTGAAATCCAATCCTCTTCGTATCAATGGTTTCTTGATGAGGGATTGCGTGAGATGTTCCAAGACATTTCTCCAATTGAAGATTTTACAGGTAATTTATCACTTGAGTTTATAGATTATAGCTTAGGTGAACCAAAATACTCTGTGGATGAATCAAAAGAAAGAGACGTTACATATTCCGCGCCTTTACGGGTGAAGGTTCGTCTGATCAACAAAGAAACAGGCGAAGTGAAAGAGCAAGATGTATTTATGGGAGATTTCCCATTAATGACTGAAACTGGGACATTTGTAATAAACGGTGCAGAACGTGTAATTGTGTCTCAGCTTGTTCGATCTCCTAGTGTATATTACAATGGGAAAATTGATAAAAACGGTAAACGTGGATTCACGGCTACCGTCATTCCAAACCGTGGTGCTTGGCTTGAATATGAAACAGACGCCAAAGATGTGGTGTATGTTCGTATTGATCGTACTCGGAAGCTACCGGTTACGGTTCTTTTGCGTGCGCTTGGGTTTGGCTCTGATCAAGAAATCATAGATTTACTAGGGGATAATGAATATTTAAGGAATACCCTAGATAAGGATAATACTGAGACCACAGAGAAGGCATTGCTTGAAATTTATGAGCGTTTACGCCCAGGAGAGCCTCCTACGGTAGAAAATGCAAAGAGTCTATTAGAATCAAGATTCTTTGATCCAAAACGCTATGATTTGGCAAATGTTGGACGTTACAAGATTAATAAGAAGTTACATATCAAAAACAGACTATTTAATCAACGTTTAGCAGATTCTCTAGTAGATCCTGAAACAGGTGAAATACTAGTTGAAAAGGGTACAGTTCTAGATCGCCGTACTCTAGATAGAGTGTTACCTGCTTTAGAAAAAAATATCGGCTACAAGACTATTCGTCCATCAGGCGGAGTGTTAGATGGAGATATTACTCTTCAATCTATTAAAATTTATGCACCTATTGAAGGTGAAGCAGATCACGTAATTAATGTTCTTGGTAATTCAAACATTGAAGAACGTGTTAAAAACATAGCTCCAGCTGATATCATTTCATCTATTAGCTACTTCTTTAATCTCTTATATAAGGTAGGAGACACAGATGATATTGATCACCTAGGTAACCGTCGTTTGCGTTCTGTTGGTGAATTACTACAAAACCAATTCCGTATTGGACTATCTAGAATGGAACGTGTAGTTCGTGAAAGAATGTCAATTCAAGACACGAATGCTATAACTCCACAAGCATTAATCAATATTAGACCAGTTATTGCATCAATTAAAGAGTTCTTTGGTAGCTCTCAGTTGTCTCAGTTTATGGATCAAACCAATCCACTAGCTGAATTAACACATAAGAGAAGACTCTCTGCTTTAGGGCCAGGTGGATTAACACGTGAACGTGCAGGATTTGAAGTCCGTGACGTACACTACTCTCACTATGGAAGAATGTGTCCAATTGAGACACCTGAAGGACCAAACATTGGGTTGATCAACTCACTATCAAGCTATGCAAAGGTAAATCGATTTGGTTTTATCGAAACGCCTTATCGTAAGGTAGATCCTGAAACAGGTCATGTTACGAGTCAAATAGATTACCTAACAGCTGATGAGGAAGATAACTATGTAGTTGCGCAGGCGAACGCGAAGTTAGCTGATGATGGTTCATTTATTGAAGATGACATTGTTGCTCGTTTCCGTGGTGAAAACACTGTAGTTAACAAAGATCGCGTTGACTATATGGATGTATCACCAAAGCAGGTTGTTTCTGCTGCGACTGCTTGTATCCCATTCTTAGAGAACGATGATTCGAACCGTGCTCTAATGGGAGCGAACATGCAACGTCAGGCAGTACCTTTATTAAATCCTGAATCTCCATTAGTTGGGACAGGTATGGAATATGTGTCGGGTAAAGACTCAGGTGCTGCTGTTATTTGTAAATTCCCGGGTGTTGTTGAGAAAGTTCAAGCTAAGGAAATCTTAGTAAGACGCTACACTGAAGTAGATGGTGAAAGAGTTAAGGGGAACCTTGATAAATATAAGCTTCAAAAGTTCATTCGTTCTAACCAAGGTACATGCTACAACCAACGTCCGATCGTAAGTGTTGGGGATGAAGTAGTAAAAGGTGAAATCCTTGCTGACGGTCCATCAATGGAAAAAGGGGAACTAGCGTTAGGTCGTAACGTTTTAGTTGCTTTCATGACTTGGGATGGATATAACTACGAGGATGCAATTATCATGAGTGAACGCCTAGTTAAGGATGATGTATACACTTCTGTACATATTGAAGAATATGAATCTGAAGCTCGTGATACTAAGCTTGGACCAGAAGAGATTACACGTGATATCCCTAATGTCGGTGAAGATGCACTGAAAAACCTTGATGATCGTGGAATCATTCGAGTTGGTGCGGAAGTTAAGGATGGAGATTTACTTGTAGGTAAGGTAACTCCTAAGGGTGTAACAGAATTAACAGCTGAAGAACGTTTATTACATGCAATCTTCGGTGAAAAGGCAAGAGAAGTTCGTGATACATCACTACGTGTACCTCATGGTGGTGGCGGAATTGTCCTTGATGTTAAGGTGTTTAACCGTGAAGACGGAGATGAATTACCACCAGGTGTGAACCAATTAGTACGTGTGTATATTGTTCAAAAACGTAAAATTTCTGAAGGGGATAAGATGGCGGGACGTCATGGTAACAAAGGGGTTATCTCTCGTATCTTACCAGAAGAAGATATGCCATATTTACCAGATGGCACACCTGTAGATATCATGTTAAACCCATTAGGGGTACCATCTCGTATGAATATCGGTCAGGTTTTAGAGTTGCACTTAGGGATGGCGGCAAGATATTTAGGTATTCATGTTGCTTCTCCGGTATTTGACGGAGCTCGTGAGGAAGATGTTTGGGATACACTTCTTGAAGCTGGAATGTCAAGAGATGCTAAAACTGTACTTTACGATGGACGTTCAGGAGAGCCGTTTGATAACCGTGTATCTGTTGGAGTCATGTATATGATTAAACTTGCTCACATGGTTGATGATAAGCTACATGCTCGTTCAACTGGACCATACTCACTTGTTACGCAACAACCGCTTGGTGGTAAAGCACAATTTGGTGGACAGCGTTTTGGTGAGATGGAAGTTTGGGCACTTGAAGCATATGGTGCTGCTTATACTCTTCAAGAAATCCTTACAGTTAAATCAGATGACGTTGTTGGTCGTGTGAAAACGTATGAAGCGATCGTTAAAGGTGAGAATGTCCCAGAACCAGGTGTTCCTGAATCATTCAAGGTTCTAATTAAAGAGCTTCAAAGTTTAGGTATGGATGTAAAAATTCTATCTAGTGACGATAAGGAAATTGAGATGAGAGATCTGGATGATGATGAGGATCAATCAGCTGACAAGCTTAATATTGAAGTAGAGGCTACTAACGAAGTTTAA
- a CDS encoding class I SAM-dependent methyltransferase: MSEHYYSRNPSVESNQQNFNYTLRGHSLRFTTDQGVFSKGDIDFGSRLLIDSIHLADVEGRILDVGCGYGPIGLTMAKEYPDRIVDMVDVNERALSLAEKNAQSNDITNVEIYYSNALQNVEQSSYAMIITNPPIRAGKKVVHEIFEEGFSRLVKGGELWIVIQKKQGAPSAIEKLKTLTEDVEIVMKSKGYFIIKARR; this comes from the coding sequence ATGAGTGAACATTATTATTCTCGGAACCCATCTGTTGAAAGTAACCAGCAAAACTTTAACTATACACTTCGTGGACATTCTTTAAGATTTACTACAGATCAAGGTGTTTTTTCAAAGGGTGATATAGATTTTGGTTCGAGGTTATTAATAGATTCTATACATCTAGCTGATGTAGAGGGAAGAATCCTAGATGTTGGCTGTGGATATGGCCCAATCGGACTTACGATGGCAAAGGAATATCCAGATCGTATCGTTGATATGGTTGATGTAAATGAGAGAGCACTTTCTCTAGCTGAAAAGAATGCTCAGAGTAATGATATAACTAATGTAGAAATTTATTATAGTAATGCCCTTCAAAATGTAGAACAATCTAGTTATGCAATGATTATCACAAACCCACCTATTCGTGCCGGCAAGAAGGTAGTTCATGAAATTTTTGAAGAGGGCTTTAGTCGTTTGGTTAAGGGAGGAGAGCTTTGGATTGTGATTCAGAAAAAGCAAGGTGCTCCATCAGCTATTGAAAAGTTAAAAACCTTAACAGAAGATGTAGAAATTGTTATGAAAAGCAAAGGGTATTTCATAATAAAAGCTAGAAGATAA
- the rplL gene encoding 50S ribosomal protein L7/L12 — protein MTKEQIIEVVKGMTVLELNDLVKAIEEEFGVTAAAPVAVAGAGAAAVEEQTEFDVILASAGDQKIKVIKVVREITGLGLKEAKDLVDNAPKALKEGVAKEEAEEIKAKLEEVGANVEVK, from the coding sequence ATGACTAAAGAACAAATCATTGAAGTAGTTAAAGGTATGACTGTTTTAGAACTTAACGACTTAGTAAAAGCAATTGAAGAAGAATTCGGAGTAACTGCTGCTGCTCCTGTAGCTGTAGCTGGTGCTGGTGCAGCTGCTGTTGAAGAACAGACTGAATTTGATGTAATCCTTGCAAGCGCTGGTGACCAAAAGATTAAGGTTATCAAAGTTGTTCGTGAAATCACTGGTTTAGGATTAAAAGAAGCTAAAGACTTAGTTGACAACGCTCCAAAGGCATTAAAAGAAGGCGTTGCTAAAGAAGAAGCAGAAGAAATCAAAGCTAAGCTTGAAGAAGTTGGCGCAAACGTAGAAGTTAAGTAA
- the rplJ gene encoding 50S ribosomal protein L10 translates to MSSVVELKKQTVTEIADKLRESKSTIVVDYRGLTVAQVTELRKQLREAGIDFKVYKNTLTRRATEEVGLGGLNEYLTGPNAIAFGSDDVVAPAKIINEFAKKNDKLEIKAGVIEGNIASLEDVKALAELPSREGLLSMLLSVLQAPIRNLALVTKAVADQKEEQGA, encoded by the coding sequence ATGAGCAGTGTAGTTGAACTCAAAAAACAAACTGTAACAGAAATTGCTGATAAGCTTCGTGAAAGCAAATCAACAATCGTTGTAGACTACCGTGGATTAACGGTTGCACAGGTAACAGAATTACGTAAGCAACTTCGTGAAGCTGGTATCGATTTTAAGGTATATAAGAATACTTTAACTCGCCGTGCTACTGAAGAGGTTGGTCTTGGAGGACTTAACGAATATTTAACAGGCCCTAATGCTATTGCATTCGGATCTGATGATGTTGTTGCTCCTGCAAAGATCATTAACGAGTTTGCAAAGAAGAACGATAAGCTTGAAATTAAAGCTGGTGTAATCGAAGGAAACATCGCATCACTTGAGGATGTTAAAGCTCTTGCTGAACTTCCATCTCGTGAAGGATTACTTTCTATGTTACTTAGCGTACTACAAGCTCCAATCCGCAACCTTGCTCTTGTTACAAAAGCAGTTGCAGATCAAAAAGAAGAACAAGGCGCTTAA
- the rplA gene encoding 50S ribosomal protein L1 — MAKRGKKYLEAAKLVDRSKAYAVAEAVDLVKKTSVAKFDATVEAAFRLGVDPKKADQQIRGAVVLPNGTGKTQRVLVFAKGEKAKEAEAAGADYVGDADYINKINQGWFEFDVIVATPDMMGEVGKLGRVLGPKGLMPNPKTGTVTFDVTKAVNEIKAGKVEYRVDKAGIIHVPVGKVSFDDQKLVENFTTIYDTLLKVKPAAAKGTYMKNVALSSTMGPGVKVDASTFVAIK; from the coding sequence ATGGCTAAAAGAGGTAAGAAGTATTTAGAAGCTGCAAAGCTTGTTGATCGCTCTAAAGCATATGCTGTTGCAGAAGCAGTTGATCTTGTTAAAAAGACAAGTGTTGCTAAATTCGATGCAACTGTTGAAGCTGCATTCCGTTTAGGGGTTGACCCTAAGAAGGCAGACCAACAAATCCGTGGAGCTGTAGTACTACCAAATGGTACTGGTAAAACTCAACGTGTATTAGTATTTGCTAAAGGTGAAAAGGCGAAGGAAGCTGAAGCTGCTGGAGCTGATTATGTTGGAGATGCAGACTATATCAACAAGATCAACCAAGGTTGGTTCGAATTTGATGTAATCGTTGCAACACCTGACATGATGGGTGAAGTAGGTAAACTTGGTCGTGTGTTAGGACCAAAAGGCTTAATGCCAAACCCTAAGACTGGGACAGTTACATTTGATGTAACGAAAGCAGTTAACGAAATCAAAGCTGGTAAAGTAGAATACCGCGTTGATAAAGCTGGTATCATCCATGTACCAGTTGGAAAAGTTTCATTTGATGATCAAAAATTAGTTGAAAACTTTACAACAATCTACGATACACTATTAAAGGTTAAGCCTGCTGCAGCAAAAGGTACTTACATGAAGAACGTAGCATTAAGTTCTACAATGGGTCCTGGAGTAAAGGTAGATGCTTCAACTTTCGTAGCAATTAAATAG